In a single window of the bacterium genome:
- a CDS encoding ammonia-forming cytochrome c nitrite reductase subunit c552: EGFIAAHDPVYASYDFGGDVNFIGCVTCHDPHVGEAGGGNAAQLRAVGAVEIVYTPGLSPGDPEVPRMEGYGAAQTCAQCHHARRNASNVSGQITSGNAHFGPHGSPQMDMFLGAGCYEIPEYTYDREHFHQTIDDACVKCHMVREVLLHGELQDHSFHTFTPDVGNCAPCHTEITDFDVEGVQTQVVDKLDLLATLFGYADWDVLMENMDADNAAMSSWQREALYAGVFVSNDGSRGVHNPEYALDLLDNAIAYYQSHLTQ, translated from the coding sequence GAGGGCTTCATCGCCGCGCACGACCCCGTCTACGCCTCGTACGACTTCGGCGGCGACGTCAACTTCATCGGCTGCGTCACCTGCCACGACCCGCACGTGGGCGAGGCCGGCGGCGGCAACGCGGCCCAGCTGCGGGCCGTCGGCGCGGTGGAGATCGTCTACACGCCGGGCCTGTCGCCGGGCGACCCGGAGGTCCCCCGCATGGAGGGCTACGGCGCGGCCCAGACCTGCGCCCAGTGCCACCACGCCCGCCGCAACGCGTCGAACGTATCCGGCCAGATCACCAGCGGCAACGCCCACTTCGGCCCCCACGGCAGCCCGCAGATGGACATGTTCCTCGGCGCCGGCTGCTACGAGATCCCGGAGTACACCTACGACCGCGAGCACTTCCACCAGACCATCGACGACGCCTGCGTGAAGTGCCACATGGTGCGCGAGGTGCTCCTGCACGGCGAGCTGCAGGACCACTCGTTCCACACCTTCACGCCCGACGTGGGCAACTGCGCGCCCTGCCACACCGAGATCACGGACTTCGACGTGGAAGGCGTGCAGACGCAGGTCGTGGACAAGCTGGACCTTCTGGCCACCCTGTTCGGCTACGCCGACTGGGACGTCCTGATGGAGAACATGGACGCCGACAACGCGGCCATGTCGTCCTGGCAGCGCGAGGCCCTGTACGCCGGCGTGTTCGTCAGCAACGACGGCAGCCGCGGCGTGCACAACCCCGAGTACGCCCTGGACCTGCTGGACAACGCCATCGCCTACTACCAGTCCCACCTCACGCAGTAG